One part of the Sporocytophaga myxococcoides DSM 11118 genome encodes these proteins:
- a CDS encoding glycoside hydrolase family 3 N-terminal domain-containing protein: protein MEKRLFSLKTLIGSMIFLATLLGPAYGQKKGSKTPAASAPVVLTDAEVEAKVQELLGKMSIEEKVGQMTQVNLNVVLKGGYGNMDGTIDPEALRKAVVDYKVGSILNAINHAYSVETWHQIITAIQDVATKQTANKIPVLYGIDAIHGVTFTSKSTLFPQNIGIGATRNIELSKLAGEITAKETRASGIRWNFAPVLDVGRQPLWPRFPETYGEDVYLVSQMGVASILGMEGDGNLNRIDRVASCMKHYIGYSLPLSGKDRTPAYIPERVLREYFLPPFRAAVNAGSSTIMINSSEINGVPVHGSKYLLTDVLRKELGFKGLAVSDWEDIIRLHTKHKVAQTPKEAVKLAVNAGIDMSMVPHDYTFYEYLVELVKEGSVSQARINEAVGRILTLKFRTGLFINAYPEKDAMKNFGLAEYKTAALEAARESVTLLKNKENILPLAKGKKILVTGPAAKSITALNGSWSYTWQGNESKYYPDTTAYIFNAIKAKNTGGTTLYAKGSEFDKEADAKKAVELAKSVDYVVVCIGEDAYAESPGVIDELDLPEAQQKLVASLYEAGKPVIIVLVEGRPRIIRKIEDGAKGIIDAYIPGSQGHNAIAEVLFGDVNPSGKLPFSYPRFSGDIIHYDHKYSDKVTELAPGQMGEGGYKPQWPFGFGLSYTKFEYSNLKVSSPTLKGNGSIKVTVDVKNAGSKAGKEAVELYTRDHFATITPSWMRLRKFKKISLAPGQTQTVEFELNKSDLAFIGMDEKTFVTEPGAFDVIVGEQKASFNYED from the coding sequence ATGGAGAAACGTTTATTTTCATTGAAAACCCTGATCGGTTCAATGATATTTTTAGCCACCTTGCTAGGCCCCGCTTATGGGCAGAAAAAAGGATCTAAAACTCCTGCGGCTTCTGCACCTGTTGTATTGACAGATGCTGAAGTGGAAGCCAAAGTTCAGGAACTGTTGGGTAAAATGAGTATTGAGGAAAAGGTTGGCCAGATGACTCAGGTGAACCTTAACGTTGTCCTTAAAGGCGGTTACGGTAACATGGATGGAACTATTGATCCTGAAGCTTTGAGAAAAGCTGTAGTGGATTATAAAGTTGGTTCTATTCTTAATGCAATTAACCATGCTTACTCTGTTGAAACATGGCATCAGATTATTACAGCTATCCAGGATGTTGCTACAAAGCAAACTGCTAATAAAATCCCAGTGCTTTATGGTATCGACGCAATCCATGGTGTGACTTTCACTTCAAAGTCAACTTTATTCCCTCAGAATATTGGTATTGGAGCAACTCGTAACATTGAACTATCCAAACTTGCAGGAGAAATCACTGCTAAAGAAACAAGAGCATCTGGTATCAGATGGAATTTTGCTCCTGTTTTAGACGTAGGTAGACAGCCGCTTTGGCCTAGATTCCCTGAGACTTATGGTGAAGATGTTTACTTAGTAAGTCAAATGGGTGTTGCTTCTATCTTAGGTATGGAAGGTGACGGGAACCTTAATAGAATTGACAGAGTGGCTTCATGTATGAAGCACTATATCGGTTATTCATTGCCACTATCAGGTAAAGACAGAACTCCTGCTTATATTCCTGAAAGAGTTTTAAGAGAATATTTCCTTCCTCCCTTCAGAGCTGCTGTAAATGCTGGTTCTAGCACTATCATGATCAACTCAAGTGAAATCAATGGTGTTCCCGTGCATGGAAGCAAATATTTATTGACTGATGTGTTAAGAAAAGAGCTTGGCTTTAAAGGTCTTGCTGTTTCTGACTGGGAAGATATTATCAGACTTCATACTAAGCACAAAGTTGCCCAGACTCCGAAAGAAGCTGTTAAGCTTGCAGTAAACGCTGGTATTGATATGAGTATGGTTCCTCACGATTATACATTCTACGAATACCTTGTAGAACTTGTAAAAGAGGGTTCTGTTTCTCAGGCAAGAATTAACGAAGCTGTAGGAAGAATTTTAACTCTGAAATTCAGAACCGGACTTTTCATCAATGCATATCCTGAAAAAGATGCTATGAAGAATTTTGGTTTGGCTGAATATAAAACTGCTGCATTAGAAGCTGCGAGAGAATCTGTAACTCTTTTGAAAAACAAAGAAAACATTCTTCCTCTTGCTAAAGGAAAAAAAATATTAGTTACTGGTCCTGCAGCTAAATCAATTACTGCCCTTAATGGTTCATGGTCATATACTTGGCAAGGAAATGAATCTAAATATTATCCAGATACTACCGCATACATCTTTAATGCTATAAAAGCAAAGAATACTGGTGGAACAACTCTATATGCTAAAGGATCTGAGTTTGATAAAGAAGCAGATGCTAAAAAAGCTGTAGAACTTGCAAAATCTGTTGATTACGTTGTTGTATGTATCGGTGAAGATGCTTATGCAGAATCTCCTGGAGTTATTGACGAACTTGATCTACCTGAAGCGCAACAAAAATTAGTAGCTTCTCTTTATGAAGCTGGTAAACCAGTAATAATCGTTCTTGTAGAAGGAAGACCTAGAATTATCAGAAAAATTGAAGATGGAGCTAAAGGTATCATTGATGCTTATATCCCAGGAAGTCAAGGACACAATGCAATTGCTGAAGTTCTTTTTGGTGATGTAAACCCTAGTGGTAAACTCCCATTCTCTTACCCAAGATTTAGTGGAGATATTATTCATTATGACCATAAATACAGCGATAAGGTTACTGAACTTGCTCCTGGTCAAATGGGAGAAGGTGGATATAAACCTCAATGGCCATTCGGTTTTGGTTTGAGCTATACTAAATTTGAATATTCAAACCTTAAAGTAAGTTCACCTACACTTAAAGGAAACGGATCAATTAAAGTAACTGTAGATGTGAAAAATGCAGGTTCTAAAGCTGGTAAAGAAGCTGTAGAACTTTATACTAGAGACCATTTTGCTACAATTACTCCTTCTTGGATGAGATTAAGAAAATTCAAAAAGATTTCTTTGGCTCCAGGGCAAACTCAAACTGTAGAGTTTGAACTTAATAAGAGTGACCTTGCATTTATCGGCATGGATGAAAAAACTTTCGTAACAGAGCCAGGTGCATTTGATGTAATCGTTGGCGAACAAAAGGCTTCATTCAACTACGAAGACTAA
- a CDS encoding NAD-dependent succinate-semialdehyde dehydrogenase: protein MGKIKSVNPFSGQLLKEYESYSDDKINEVLAFSEKAFKVWKGYSFEKRSSLFNKIAGKLREKKGYLSALMTSEMGKPIKEAEAEVEKCAWVCEYYAENAEFFLKDDLIISDASESYVEFDPLGCILAIMPWNFPFWQVFRFAAPTIMAGNTGILKHASNVPQCALAIQDLFEEAGFPKGVFQSVLISGEDTDRLIAHKTIKAVTLTGSEQAGMKVAASAGANLKKTVLELGGSDPFIVLKDANIEEAAMWAVKARMINNGQSCIAAKRFIVMDSIKNQFVEVMAKAISVLKLGDPLLPEVQVGPLARKDLAESLHAQVQKSIALGASVVVGGIPPKGAVFTPTILDNVKPGMPAFDEELFGPVAAIISVHHEQEAINMANQSKYGLGASIWTGDFEKGKVLARHIESGSVFINGMVKSDPRLPFGGVKLSGYGRELAAFGIREFVNIKSVWVK, encoded by the coding sequence ATGGGAAAAATAAAATCTGTAAACCCCTTTTCAGGACAATTATTGAAAGAATATGAATCTTATTCTGATGATAAAATAAATGAGGTTTTGGCTTTTTCTGAAAAAGCTTTTAAAGTGTGGAAAGGCTATTCTTTTGAAAAAAGAAGTTCTCTGTTCAATAAAATAGCTGGGAAGCTCAGGGAAAAAAAGGGATATCTCTCTGCTCTTATGACTTCTGAAATGGGTAAACCGATAAAGGAAGCAGAAGCAGAGGTGGAGAAGTGTGCATGGGTTTGTGAGTACTATGCTGAAAATGCAGAATTTTTCCTTAAAGATGATTTGATAATTTCTGATGCTTCTGAAAGTTATGTTGAGTTTGATCCATTAGGATGTATTCTCGCAATCATGCCATGGAATTTTCCCTTTTGGCAGGTATTCAGATTTGCTGCTCCGACAATTATGGCGGGAAATACAGGTATCCTGAAACATGCTTCCAATGTACCTCAATGTGCATTGGCGATACAAGATTTATTTGAAGAAGCCGGTTTTCCCAAAGGTGTTTTTCAATCTGTATTAATATCTGGAGAAGATACTGACAGGCTTATTGCTCACAAAACGATTAAAGCCGTGACACTTACAGGTAGTGAACAGGCTGGAATGAAAGTCGCAGCATCTGCTGGTGCGAATCTTAAAAAAACTGTCCTTGAGCTTGGAGGAAGTGATCCCTTTATTGTTCTGAAAGACGCCAATATTGAAGAGGCAGCTATGTGGGCAGTGAAGGCAAGAATGATAAATAATGGCCAAAGTTGTATCGCCGCTAAACGATTTATTGTGATGGATTCAATTAAAAATCAATTTGTTGAGGTGATGGCAAAGGCAATCAGTGTCTTAAAACTTGGAGACCCATTGCTTCCAGAGGTTCAGGTTGGACCTCTCGCAAGAAAGGACCTCGCCGAAAGTCTTCATGCTCAGGTTCAAAAAAGTATTGCTTTGGGAGCTTCTGTGGTAGTTGGAGGAATACCTCCAAAAGGTGCTGTTTTTACCCCAACAATACTTGATAATGTTAAACCAGGCATGCCAGCTTTTGATGAAGAGCTTTTTGGACCAGTAGCTGCCATTATAAGTGTTCATCATGAACAGGAAGCTATTAATATGGCAAATCAAAGCAAGTATGGACTCGGAGCTTCTATCTGGACAGGAGATTTTGAAAAAGGTAAAGTTTTAGCGCGACATATAGAATCAGGTTCTGTATTTATCAATGGTATGGTAAAATCGGATCCAAGACTTCCATTTGGTGGAGTTAAACTTTCCGGATACGGAAGGGAGCTTGCTGCATTTGGGATCAGAGAGTTTGTAAATATTAAATCTGTTTGGGTTAAGTAG